One genomic region from Gemmatimonadota bacterium encodes:
- a CDS encoding DNA topoisomerase IB has product MRQTWLSRTGRKRGRFSYVTSSGKAVSAARAAQIDALAIPPAWTDVHIAASERAAIQAWGFDARGRKQYRYHPNAVKRGQRRKYYRVRQMARDLPAIRRRVSEDFRRKDFSPEKVHAAVILLLADGFFRIGNDRYAKENGTFGLTTLSKSHVAVDGDRISFDYVGKRSIRHRKTVVNRDLARFVESLLKVPGRRLFRYRDGDSAWHNVESGEVNDYLQEIAGFPYSAKDFRTWGGTLRAATVLADIGAAQSEREAKKNVATAIRLVAAELGNTPTICRESYVHPVVIERYLEHGDTIRLPASTNHRSARGSWTPEERALIQFLDEYFPDRRQRRRSGSE; this is encoded by the coding sequence ATGCGCCAAACCTGGCTCTCGAGAACCGGCAGGAAGCGCGGGCGTTTCAGCTACGTGACGTCGTCGGGGAAGGCGGTGAGTGCTGCACGCGCCGCGCAGATCGACGCGCTGGCGATCCCGCCCGCGTGGACAGACGTTCATATCGCTGCGAGCGAACGCGCCGCGATTCAGGCGTGGGGTTTCGACGCTCGCGGTCGCAAGCAGTACCGCTATCATCCGAATGCGGTGAAGCGCGGCCAGCGACGGAAGTATTATCGCGTTCGGCAGATGGCGCGCGATCTGCCGGCGATTCGGCGGCGCGTGTCGGAAGATTTCCGGCGAAAGGATTTCTCTCCCGAGAAAGTCCATGCTGCCGTGATCCTTTTGCTTGCGGACGGCTTCTTTCGAATCGGGAACGATCGATACGCGAAGGAGAACGGCACGTTTGGTCTGACGACGCTCAGCAAGTCGCACGTCGCAGTGGACGGCGACAGAATCAGCTTCGACTATGTAGGTAAGCGATCGATCAGACATCGCAAGACGGTTGTGAATCGGGATCTTGCGCGGTTCGTAGAGTCGCTGCTGAAGGTTCCCGGCCGGCGGCTGTTTCGATATCGGGACGGTGACAGTGCATGGCACAACGTGGAGTCCGGCGAGGTCAACGACTACCTCCAGGAGATTGCGGGATTTCCATACAGTGCCAAGGACTTCAGGACCTGGGGCGGCACGTTGCGCGCGGCAACGGTGCTCGCGGATATTGGCGCCGCGCAATCGGAGCGCGAAGCAAAGAAGAATGTTGCGACCGCAATCAGACTCGTCGCCGCCGAGCTCGGCAATACGCCGACGATCTGCAGAGAATCGTACGTGCATCCGGTGGTAATCGAGCGGTACCTGGAGCATGGTGATACAATACGATTACCGGCATCCACCAATCATAGGTCTGCGCGCGGTTCATGGACGCCGG
- a CDS encoding enoyl-CoA hydratase-related protein: MSSYDFITFEVADRIATITVNRPDKLNALNSATIAELGAAIDDARVRQDVGGVILTGAGRAFIAGADISELQGQSPFVAKGRSRAGQEVFRRYEMCPKPVIAAVNGFALGGGCEIAMACHVRIASEHAKFGQPEVKLGILPGYGGTQRLPRLVGKGRALQLLMTGEMIDAEEALRIGLVNRVVHAAELIGAAQIMLKQIMQNAPLAVALSIEAVDRGLGMTLDEGLTLEANHFGLLAATDDMKEGMSAFLEKRTPGFNGR; this comes from the coding sequence ATGTCTTCCTATGACTTTATCACCTTTGAAGTCGCCGACCGGATCGCTACGATCACGGTCAACCGCCCCGACAAGCTCAACGCGCTCAACTCCGCTACGATCGCCGAGCTCGGCGCGGCGATCGACGACGCGCGAGTGCGACAGGACGTTGGCGGCGTGATTCTCACCGGCGCCGGACGCGCGTTCATCGCCGGCGCGGACATCAGTGAGCTGCAGGGGCAATCGCCATTCGTGGCGAAAGGCCGTTCTCGCGCCGGCCAGGAAGTTTTTCGCCGCTACGAGATGTGCCCCAAACCCGTCATAGCGGCGGTCAATGGATTCGCATTGGGCGGCGGATGCGAGATCGCCATGGCGTGTCATGTGCGCATCGCATCGGAGCACGCCAAGTTCGGCCAGCCCGAAGTCAAGCTCGGCATCCTTCCCGGTTACGGTGGCACCCAGCGGCTCCCGCGCCTCGTTGGCAAGGGGCGCGCGCTGCAGCTGCTCATGACGGGCGAGATGATCGACGCGGAGGAAGCGCTTCGCATCGGACTCGTGAACCGCGTCGTGCACGCTGCCGAGCTGATCGGAGCCGCGCAGATAATGTTGAAGCAGATCATGCAGAACGCGCCGCTCGCGGTCGCGCTCAGCATCGAAGCCGTGGACCGTGGACTCGGCATGACTCTCGACGAAGGTCTGACACTCGAGGCGAATCATTTCGGCTTGCTCGCCGCAACTGACGACATGAAGGAAGGAATGTCGGCATTTCTCGAGAAGCGCACGCCGGGCTTCAACGGACGCTGA
- the recF gene encoding DNA replication and repair protein RecF (All proteins in this family for which functions are known are DNA-binding proteins that assist the filamentation of RecA onto DNA for the initiation of recombination or recombinational repair.): protein MALLDRLSIRDFRNVVRAELAFPAEGVVIIGDNGQGKTNILEAIYYFQLLRSVRGARDADLVRFGASAFHLHATVATNGEHEISAAFGRGRKRVTADGAEVKRLSGALGSLPAVVISPRDVALVSGSPSERRRFLDVALALTSPRYLSALQQYRAALTQRNAALRGVARGVQSDESVAAWEPALAASGAVLLAERIAWMDQHEREYTRITAAIGEPEPMTMRYVTSTANPRDAADELSDTLARKRTLDIRRGLTHAGPHRDDVAMQIGGHDLRTFGSGGQQRTAAITLRLLEAETLKAHAGTDPLLLLDDPFAELDVRRSAHILALLQEAVTGQTILTVPRAGDIPPNLSRLVRWHIAAGAIASGVAPGGESVR from the coding sequence ATGGCGCTTCTCGATCGTCTATCGATCCGTGACTTCCGCAACGTCGTGCGTGCAGAGCTCGCGTTTCCGGCCGAGGGTGTAGTCATCATTGGCGACAACGGCCAGGGCAAGACAAACATTCTGGAAGCGATCTACTACTTCCAGCTTCTCCGCTCGGTTCGCGGAGCGCGCGACGCAGATCTCGTGCGCTTCGGCGCAAGCGCGTTTCATCTGCACGCAACAGTTGCAACCAACGGTGAGCACGAGATCTCCGCCGCGTTCGGTCGCGGGCGAAAGCGCGTGACCGCCGACGGCGCGGAGGTGAAGCGCTTGAGTGGCGCGCTCGGTTCGCTTCCGGCCGTCGTGATATCGCCGCGCGATGTCGCGCTCGTGAGCGGATCGCCGAGTGAGCGACGGCGATTTCTGGACGTCGCGCTCGCGCTCACTTCACCACGCTACCTCAGCGCGCTGCAGCAGTACCGTGCGGCACTCACGCAGCGCAACGCCGCATTGCGCGGAGTTGCGCGCGGAGTCCAGTCCGATGAAAGCGTGGCTGCATGGGAGCCCGCGCTTGCCGCGAGCGGTGCAGTTCTACTGGCTGAGCGGATCGCGTGGATGGATCAGCACGAGCGCGAGTACACGCGCATCACCGCCGCGATCGGCGAGCCCGAGCCGATGACCATGCGCTACGTGACGTCGACCGCGAATCCGCGAGACGCTGCCGACGAATTGAGCGACACGCTCGCTCGCAAGCGCACGCTGGATATTCGCAGGGGATTGACGCACGCCGGGCCGCATCGGGACGACGTTGCAATGCAGATCGGCGGACATGATCTGCGCACTTTTGGCTCCGGCGGTCAGCAGCGCACCGCCGCCATCACGCTCCGATTGCTGGAGGCAGAGACACTCAAGGCGCATGCTGGCACTGATCCGTTGCTGCTTCTGGACGATCCGTTCGCGGAGCTGGACGTGCGTCGCAGCGCGCACATCCTCGCGTTGCTTCAGGAGGCTGTGACCGGGCAGACGATCCTGACCGTGCCACGCGCGGGCGACATACCGCCAAACCTGAGCAGACTGGTGCGGTGGCACATAGCCGCCGGCGCGATCGCGTCTGGAGTGGCACCCGGGGGCGAGAGTGTCCGATAA
- a CDS encoding DUF721 domain-containing protein, with protein MSDKKRTPERISDALSFYLKEAGLDVRMVQSAVVPEWAELVGRDIAAVTEPLFVTPDGSLFVAVRTNAWMTELQLMEPQLVRALNTDPARPRVRKLRFQLARPV; from the coding sequence GTGTCCGATAAAAAACGCACTCCTGAACGGATCTCCGACGCACTCAGTTTCTACCTGAAGGAAGCCGGGCTGGACGTCCGCATGGTCCAGTCCGCAGTCGTGCCGGAATGGGCCGAGCTGGTTGGGCGCGACATTGCCGCCGTGACCGAGCCGCTGTTCGTGACGCCCGACGGATCGCTGTTCGTGGCGGTCCGGACAAATGCCTGGATGACTGAGCTGCAGCTCATGGAGCCGCAGCTGGTAAGGGCATTGAATACCGATCCCGCGCGCCCGCGGGTCCGAAAGCTCCGGTTCCAGTTGGCGCGGCCGGTCTGA
- the gyrB gene encoding DNA topoisomerase (ATP-hydrolyzing) subunit B, translated as MAVKEKIDRTTSHYDAENIQVLKGLEAVRKRPGMYIGSTSATGLHHLVYEVVDNSIDEALAGHASEISVTIHKDDSITVVDDGRGIPVDVHPTEGLPGVELALTVLHAGGKFDKNSYKVSGGLHGVGVSVVNALSSQLKVWVQRDGKIYYMDFNRGTTVTKLKVVGTVPKNDTGTKTWFKPDELIFTDLVYKYDTLANRMRELAYLNKGVSITLTDERVGQEKAETFIARGGLQEMVAYLNARTKPLHPEVVYIDTTHDDIGIEIAFQYNDGYNENVFSFVNNINTHEGGTHLTGFKSGLTRVINQYLGRSNLNKKDKESTLSGDDVREGLTAVLSVKVHEPQFEGQTKTKLGNSEVEGAVKSVMNDLLNRYLDEHPKVANIIIEKALSASRAREAARKARDLTRKKSALDVGNLPGKLADCSLSDPVLCELYLVEGDSAGGSAKMGRNRNFQAILPLRGKIINVEKARIDKVLSNEEIRTIITAIGAGIRDDFTLESTRYHKIILMVDADVDGAHIRTLLLTFLFRQMPELIEAGYIYLAQPPLYRVAKGKEEYYAYDEKERDDLIARLGGNDGKTSVNIQRYKGLGEMNPDQLWKTTMDPNTRTLLKVDMQDAVQANEIFQTLMGDDVEPRRQFIEANAKFVSNLDV; from the coding sequence ATGGCTGTCAAAGAAAAGATCGATCGCACGACTTCGCATTACGATGCGGAGAACATTCAGGTTCTCAAGGGGCTGGAGGCGGTTCGCAAGCGGCCCGGCATGTACATCGGATCGACATCCGCAACTGGTCTTCATCACCTCGTCTACGAGGTCGTCGACAACTCCATCGACGAAGCGCTCGCCGGACATGCGAGCGAGATCTCAGTCACGATCCACAAGGATGACTCGATCACCGTAGTCGATGACGGACGTGGAATTCCGGTCGACGTGCACCCGACCGAAGGTCTGCCCGGTGTCGAGCTCGCACTTACCGTGCTTCACGCCGGCGGCAAGTTCGACAAGAACAGCTACAAGGTTTCGGGCGGTCTGCACGGAGTCGGCGTTTCAGTCGTCAACGCGCTGTCGTCGCAGCTCAAGGTGTGGGTCCAGCGCGACGGCAAGATCTATTACATGGATTTCAACCGCGGCACGACCGTCACCAAGCTCAAGGTCGTTGGCACGGTTCCCAAAAACGACACCGGCACCAAGACCTGGTTCAAGCCGGATGAGTTGATATTCACCGACCTCGTTTACAAGTACGACACGCTTGCCAATCGCATGCGCGAGCTGGCGTACCTCAACAAGGGCGTCAGTATCACGCTGACGGACGAGCGCGTCGGACAGGAGAAGGCGGAGACATTTATCGCCCGCGGCGGTCTGCAGGAGATGGTCGCGTATCTCAACGCGCGCACCAAGCCGCTGCATCCCGAGGTCGTGTACATCGACACCACCCACGACGACATCGGGATCGAGATCGCGTTTCAGTACAACGACGGCTACAACGAGAACGTCTTCTCCTTCGTCAACAACATCAACACCCATGAAGGCGGAACTCACCTCACGGGCTTCAAGTCCGGCCTGACACGCGTCATCAACCAGTACCTCGGCCGCAGCAATCTCAACAAGAAGGACAAGGAGTCGACACTCTCCGGCGACGACGTGCGCGAGGGTCTCACGGCCGTCCTGTCCGTCAAGGTTCACGAGCCGCAGTTCGAAGGTCAGACCAAGACCAAGCTCGGCAACTCCGAAGTCGAAGGCGCCGTCAAGTCGGTGATGAACGACCTGCTCAACCGCTATCTGGACGAGCATCCGAAGGTCGCAAACATCATCATCGAGAAAGCGCTCTCCGCGTCGCGCGCTCGCGAAGCTGCGCGCAAGGCACGCGATCTCACGCGCAAGAAGAGTGCGCTCGACGTCGGCAACCTGCCAGGCAAACTGGCCGATTGCTCGCTCAGCGATCCGGTTCTCTGCGAGCTGTATCTCGTCGAGGGCGACTCCGCAGGTGGCTCGGCCAAGATGGGCCGCAACCGCAACTTCCAGGCGATCCTTCCTCTGCGCGGCAAGATCATCAATGTCGAGAAGGCACGTATCGACAAGGTGCTGTCCAACGAGGAAATCCGCACGATCATCACGGCGATCGGAGCCGGCATCCGCGACGACTTCACACTTGAATCGACGCGCTACCACAAGATCATTCTCATGGTGGATGCCGACGTTGACGGCGCGCACATCCGCACGCTGCTGCTGACCTTCCTCTTCCGGCAGATGCCGGAGCTCATCGAGGCCGGTTACATCTACCTCGCTCAGCCGCCGCTCTATCGCGTCGCCAAGGGGAAGGAAGAGTACTACGCCTACGACGAGAAGGAGCGCGACGATCTCATCGCGCGCCTTGGCGGCAACGACGGCAAGACGTCGGTCAACATCCAGCGCTACAAGGGGCTCGGTGAGATGAACCCCGACCAGCTCTGGAAAACCACGATGGACCCCAACACGCGCACCCTGCTCAAGGTCGACATGCAGGACGCCGTACAGGCCAACGAGATCTTCCAGACACTCATGGGAGATGACGTCGAGCCGCGCAGACA